The proteins below are encoded in one region of Pseudonocardia sp. DSM 110487:
- a CDS encoding zinc-dependent alcohol dehydrogenase family protein — translation MRGVVMHAPGDVRVEDRAEPAILKPTDAIIRLSATCICGSDLWPYRGVDAVGDPLPMGHEYAGIVEEVGSEVTTVRPGQFVVGSFFASDNTCEICQAGYQTSCVNREVLGTGGGAQSQRMRVPLADGTLVATPDVPDDDLVPDFLAASDVLGTGWFGAMAAEAGPGKTVAVVGDGAVGLLGVLAAQQLGAERIIAMSRHEPRQKLALEFGATDIVTERGDAGVEQVKALTGGLGAHSVIEAVGTQESMMQAIRATRPGGHVGYVGVAHDVALPGEELFMSHVHLHGGPAPVRRFLPDLIDRIWNRGIRPGRVFDLELPLDEATAGYRAMDSRQAIKVLLRP, via the coding sequence ATGCGTGGTGTCGTCATGCACGCGCCGGGTGACGTCCGGGTCGAGGACCGGGCGGAGCCCGCCATTCTGAAGCCGACCGACGCGATCATCCGGCTGTCGGCGACCTGCATCTGCGGGTCGGACCTGTGGCCCTACCGGGGGGTGGACGCGGTCGGTGACCCGTTGCCGATGGGGCACGAGTACGCCGGCATCGTGGAGGAGGTCGGCTCGGAGGTCACGACGGTGCGGCCGGGCCAGTTCGTGGTCGGGTCGTTCTTCGCCTCGGACAACACCTGCGAGATCTGCCAGGCCGGCTACCAGACCTCTTGCGTCAACCGGGAGGTCCTCGGCACCGGTGGGGGCGCGCAGTCGCAGCGGATGCGGGTGCCGCTGGCCGACGGCACCTTGGTCGCCACCCCGGACGTGCCCGATGACGACCTGGTGCCGGACTTCTTGGCCGCGTCCGACGTGCTGGGCACCGGCTGGTTCGGCGCCATGGCCGCCGAGGCCGGCCCCGGCAAGACCGTCGCCGTCGTCGGGGACGGGGCGGTCGGGCTGCTCGGGGTTTTGGCCGCGCAGCAGCTCGGCGCCGAGCGGATCATCGCGATGAGCCGGCACGAGCCGCGGCAGAAGCTGGCGCTGGAGTTCGGTGCCACCGACATCGTGACCGAACGCGGCGACGCCGGTGTGGAGCAGGTCAAGGCGCTCACCGGTGGGTTGGGTGCGCACTCGGTGATCGAGGCGGTCGGCACCCAGGAGTCGATGATGCAGGCCATCCGCGCCACCCGGCCCGGCGGCCACGTCGGCTACGTCGGCGTCGCCCACGACGTCGCGCTGCCCGGCGAGGAGCTGTTCATGTCCCACGTCCACCTGCACGGCGGCCCCGCCCCGGTGCGCCGGTTCCTTCCCGACCTCATCGACCGGATCTGGAACCGGGGCATCCGGCCTGGCCGGGTGTTCGACCTGGAACTGCCGCTCGACGAGGCAACGGCCGGATACCGGGCCATGGACAGCCGGCAGGCCATCAAGGTCCTGCTCCGTCCGTGA
- a CDS encoding (2Fe-2S)-binding protein — translation MATEPPGPPRSPAMDVLSAGPLSALSRRTFIAASAAATGAVAFGCSVLDGGPATTAEGLESQVSLTVNGARQTVTVDNRTSLLDLLREHLGLPGTKKGCDAGACGACTVLVDGRRVNGCLTLAVRLEGAEVTTIEGLAPSDDAPLHPLQQAFVDQDAFQCGYCTPGQIMSGVGCIREDRAGSPEEIREWMSGNICRCGCYVNIVRAVAQAAQGS, via the coding sequence ATGGCGACTGAACCACCTGGCCCGCCCCGCTCCCCGGCGATGGACGTCTTGTCGGCCGGCCCGCTGTCGGCGTTGTCCCGGCGCACATTCATCGCTGCCTCGGCGGCGGCCACGGGCGCGGTCGCCTTCGGGTGCTCCGTCCTGGACGGTGGGCCGGCCACTACCGCGGAAGGGCTGGAGAGCCAGGTGTCGCTGACGGTCAACGGCGCCCGGCAGACCGTCACCGTGGACAACCGGACCTCGTTGCTGGACCTGCTGCGCGAGCACCTCGGGCTGCCCGGGACCAAGAAGGGCTGTGACGCAGGCGCCTGTGGCGCGTGCACGGTGCTGGTCGATGGTCGCCGGGTCAACGGGTGTCTGACGTTGGCGGTACGGCTCGAGGGAGCCGAGGTCACCACGATCGAGGGCCTCGCCCCGAGCGACGACGCTCCGCTGCACCCGCTCCAGCAGGCCTTCGTCGACCAGGACGCGTTCCAGTGCGGCTACTGCACACCGGGACAGATCATGTCCGGCGTCGGCTGCATCCGGGAGGACCGTGCCGGCTCGCCGGAGGAGATCCGGGAGTGGATGAGCGGCAACATCTGCCGCTGCGGCTGCTACGTCAACATCGTCCGCGCCGTTGCCCAGGCAGCGCAGGGGAGCTGA
- a CDS encoding helix-turn-helix transcriptional regulator codes for MNNRAEVREFLTSRRAKITPQQAGLPDVGSRRVPGLRRGEVAALAGVSVEYYSKLERGALGGVSASVLDALARALHLDDAERAHLFHLAHAADGTSAGMRPRRRPSKRWTPRPSLQWVLDRFTAPAIVRNGRMDLLASNHLGRAMHASLYEATGGATPNFARFTFLDLDAARDFYPDWERAADVCVAILRTEAGRDPHDSDLHDLVGELATRSKDFRRRWSAHDVRSHGAGSKQFHHRDVGGLELAYESVDMISDPGLTLTLYAAEPGSPTAHALDLLASWTATTGTDARHRT; via the coding sequence GTGAACAACCGTGCCGAGGTCCGCGAGTTCCTGACCTCGCGACGAGCCAAGATCACCCCGCAGCAGGCCGGCCTGCCCGACGTCGGGTCCCGCCGGGTGCCCGGGCTACGCCGCGGCGAGGTCGCCGCGCTCGCGGGGGTCAGCGTCGAGTACTACTCCAAGCTGGAACGCGGCGCGCTCGGCGGCGTCTCCGCATCCGTCCTCGACGCGCTCGCCCGCGCCCTGCACCTCGACGACGCCGAACGGGCCCACCTGTTCCACCTGGCCCACGCCGCCGACGGCACCAGCGCCGGCATGCGCCCCCGCCGCCGCCCCAGCAAGCGCTGGACACCCCGGCCGAGCCTGCAATGGGTGCTCGACAGGTTCACCGCCCCGGCCATCGTCCGAAACGGCCGCATGGACCTGCTCGCCAGCAACCACCTTGGCCGGGCCATGCACGCGTCCCTCTACGAAGCCACCGGCGGGGCAACGCCCAACTTCGCCCGCTTCACCTTCCTCGACCTCGACGCCGCCCGCGACTTCTACCCCGACTGGGAGAGGGCCGCCGACGTCTGCGTCGCGATCCTGCGCACCGAGGCAGGCCGCGACCCCCACGACAGCGACCTCCACGACCTGGTCGGCGAGTTGGCCACCCGCAGCAAGGACTTCCGCCGCCGGTGGAGTGCCCATGACGTCCGCTCCCACGGTGCCGGCAGCAAGCAGTTCCACCACCGCGACGTCGGCGGCCTCGAACTCGCCTATGAGAGCGTCGACATGATCTCCGACCCCGGGCTCACCCTCACCCTCTACGCCGCCGAGCCCGGCTCACCCACCGCCCACGCCCTCGACCTCCTCGCCTCCTGGACCGCCACCACCGGGACCGACGCACGCCACCGGACATAG
- a CDS encoding multidrug effflux MFS transporter produces the protein MTADLSGVASPAPGAGTRGQARLTAGLVASVVFLTAIAPLATDMYVPAFPQVADELAATATQVQLTLTTFFVGMALGQLVGGPVSDQRGRRGPLIAATLVMAAASIVCALTPTIAVMAAARFVQGFAGGWAMVIGRAVIVDLATGARLVRVLNVIAGVGGVAPIVGPLVGAVILQLSHWRVSFWAVAALGLAMTLAVLVAVPESLPPERRHGGGLRDFVMAGRQVLRNRSYVGYLLVAGSAMGALFAYVATSAFVLQSMNGLSPIAYSIDFAANAAGMTIAALVAARLAGRVATRTVILVGQLAALAAGVAMLIGAVWFDTPLILAIVCFFVLMTAQGLIGPNGGALASAAVPDHPGTGSAGLGFVQWVAAGTIAPIAGLGGEHTAIPMAVLMIAGAAASMFGLLVLARPWDGST, from the coding sequence GTGACCGCAGATCTTTCCGGGGTCGCGTCGCCCGCTCCCGGTGCCGGCACGCGCGGCCAGGCCCGGCTCACGGCCGGGCTGGTCGCGTCCGTGGTGTTCCTGACCGCGATCGCGCCGCTGGCGACCGACATGTACGTGCCGGCGTTTCCGCAGGTCGCCGACGAGCTGGCCGCGACAGCGACCCAGGTCCAGCTCACCCTGACCACCTTCTTCGTCGGCATGGCGCTCGGGCAGCTGGTCGGTGGGCCGGTCTCGGACCAGCGGGGCAGGCGCGGGCCGCTGATCGCGGCGACGCTGGTGATGGCCGCCGCGTCGATCGTGTGCGCGCTCACCCCGACGATCGCGGTCATGGCCGCGGCCCGGTTCGTCCAGGGCTTCGCGGGCGGCTGGGCGATGGTGATCGGCCGGGCGGTGATCGTCGACCTCGCCACCGGCGCCCGGCTCGTGCGAGTGCTGAACGTGATCGCGGGCGTCGGCGGCGTCGCGCCCATCGTCGGGCCGCTGGTCGGGGCCGTCATCCTGCAGCTGTCGCACTGGCGGGTCTCGTTCTGGGCCGTCGCCGCCCTCGGGCTCGCGATGACCCTCGCCGTTCTCGTCGCCGTCCCCGAGTCGCTGCCGCCCGAGCGGCGCCACGGCGGCGGCCTGCGGGACTTCGTGATGGCCGGCCGGCAGGTGCTGCGGAACCGCAGTTACGTCGGCTACCTGCTGGTCGCCGGGTCGGCGATGGGCGCGCTGTTCGCCTACGTCGCCACGTCGGCGTTTGTGCTGCAGTCGATGAACGGGCTGTCCCCGATCGCCTATTCGATCGACTTCGCCGCGAACGCCGCCGGCATGACGATCGCCGCGCTCGTCGCCGCCCGGCTCGCCGGCCGGGTCGCCACGCGCACGGTGATCCTGGTCGGTCAGCTCGCCGCGCTCGCCGCCGGCGTCGCGATGCTGATCGGCGCCGTCTGGTTCGACACCCCGCTGATCCTGGCGATCGTCTGCTTCTTCGTCCTGATGACCGCCCAGGGGCTCATCGGCCCCAACGGCGGCGCCCTCGCCTCCGCCGCCGTCCCCGACCACCCCGGCACCGGCTCCGCGGGCCTCGGCTTCGTCCAATGGGTCGCCGCAGGCACCATCGCCCCCATCGCGGGTCTCGGCGGCGAGCACACCGCGATCCCCATGGCTGTCCTCATGATCGCCGGCGCCGCCGCTTCCATGTTCGGACTGCTCGTCCTCGCGAGGCCGTGGGACGGGAGCACGTGA
- a CDS encoding helix-turn-helix transcriptional regulator, whose translation MDTRTDVREFLVSRRAKITPDEAGLPDVGKRRVPGLRRGEVAALAGVSIEYYSKLERGAIAGASASVLDAIARALRLDEAERAHLFHLAQAADGTSAIVPPRRRGAKRWSPRPSLEWTLDAVTTGPAIVSNGRTDLLAANHLGRAMYSVLYPPRGRPNFARFAFLDDAARRFYPEWDLVADTTVAVLRASAGRDPHNKTLHDLVGELSTRSDEFRRLWSAHDVRVYGTGIKRFRHHIVGDLTLAYETMDMVSEPGLSMTIYAAEPGSATEHALALLGSWAAGDDIDATAQQA comes from the coding sequence GTGGACACCCGCACTGACGTTCGCGAGTTCCTCGTCTCCCGGCGAGCCAAGATCACCCCTGACGAGGCGGGCCTTCCCGACGTGGGCAAGCGTCGGGTGCCCGGCCTGCGTCGGGGCGAGGTCGCCGCGCTCGCGGGGGTCAGCATCGAGTACTACTCGAAGCTGGAGCGCGGGGCGATCGCCGGCGCGTCGGCGTCGGTCCTCGACGCTATCGCGCGCGCCCTCAGGCTCGATGAGGCGGAACGGGCTCACCTGTTCCACCTGGCCCAGGCCGCCGACGGCACGAGCGCGATCGTGCCGCCCCGCAGGCGCGGCGCAAAGCGATGGTCACCCCGCCCCAGCCTGGAGTGGACCCTCGATGCGGTCACGACCGGACCAGCGATCGTCAGCAATGGCCGGACGGACCTGCTCGCGGCCAACCACCTGGGGCGAGCGATGTACTCCGTCCTCTACCCGCCCCGGGGCCGGCCGAACTTCGCCCGGTTCGCGTTCCTCGACGACGCAGCCCGGCGGTTCTACCCCGAATGGGATCTGGTCGCCGACACCACGGTCGCCGTCCTGCGCGCCTCGGCCGGCCGCGACCCCCACAACAAGACGCTGCACGATCTCGTGGGCGAGCTGTCCACGCGCAGCGATGAGTTCCGCCGCCTGTGGAGCGCCCACGACGTCCGCGTCTACGGAACGGGGATCAAGCGCTTCCGCCACCACATCGTCGGCGATCTCACCCTGGCCTACGAGACCATGGACATGGTCTCCGAACCCGGCCTCTCCATGACGATCTACGCCGCCGAGCCCGGCTCCGCCACCGAGCACGCCTTGGCGCTCCTGGGGTCGTGGGCCGCCGGTGACGACATCGACGCCACGGCACAGCAGGCCTGA